The Macaca mulatta isolate MMU2019108-1 chromosome 9, T2T-MMU8v2.0, whole genome shotgun sequence genomic sequence CCTCAAGGAGGAAGAGAGCATGGCTTATTGGAGAAACCGAGACCTGTACTGCAGAGTAGTGGGAGAGGACACGCTGGAGCAGAAGTCTGGTGGGGAAGACTTTGTAAGCTATATTAAAGAGTTTAAACCTAATCCTAAGAGCAGTAAAATGCCATTGAAGGGACTTAGGGAGGGTCTCAGGCAGTGATCAGATATGCATTTAAAAAGCTTCTGGCTGTTTTTGAACCCTGGAGGGAGAAGGTTTGGTGGGGGAAAGCTAGTTGGGAGGTTTTTGAAGTTAGAGGTGCTGATGGCTGGCTCACTTTTAGCCTGGGCTTAGCACTTGGATGATCTTGGTACTCTGGGAGCTGTGCTATTTGGGAATTGAGTGATGGGTGAGGTCAGGTGTAAGGGTGTGTCTGAATGGACACCTGATGGAGGTGAAGATGAGTGGTTCATAGAGAGCTGGGCATTGTCTTGAGATTCCAGCCTAGTCGCTGGGGCTCTGGTAGGTAGGTGGTGGCAGAGGAAGTGGAGTTGCAGCCTCTTGGCTCATCCTGGAGTGTTTGCTGAGCCAGGTGCTATTCAGGTGCAGGTTTGTAATTATAGGATTGTGAAGGCCTGGGAGGAGTTAGTGCCTAAAACCTACCACCTTTCACTTATTCTCTGGGCCTGGCCTCCTAACGCGTCCTTAACCAACCTTTCCTTTCCCTGGGCGTTGGTACCCAGCTCTGTTAGGAGGGTATatattgtggtggtggtggggggggacacctgttgcttttttcttttggaagtggTGCAGAATTTCACTTTgcagaaggggaaaagaaaagtcTTGCCTGTCTGTATGTGATCCTGTTCTCAGGCCTTTTTACTTCATGTTTCCTATACAGTAGTTTCCCCTTATCCACAGTTTCTGTTAACCTGCCGTCAACTGGGGTCTAAAAATACGTGAGTACAGTACAGTGAGATATTCTGAGAGCCAGGGAGAGACTACATTcatgtaacttttattacagtatattgttttaattgttctattttattattaatttcttattATGCCTAATTTATAACTTAAACTTCATCGTTGGTAGGTATTGTATGTATCAATACATACCAATGTATTGGTAGTATCTGTGGTTTTAGGCAtctactgggggtcttggaacttATCCCTCtaggataaggggggactactgtagcGGAGATCCCTGTGGCTCTGGCCTCACCACTACCATTCTAGTCCCTTCTGGCCCTGCCAACACCCACACTCTTGACAGGTCTGGGCGGGCTGCTTGATGCCTAATACAAGAGACCATAAATGCAGCTAGTTCTTAGAGGAGTGTCGGGCGGGGCCTTTCCATCTAGGGAATCAAGCTTTCTCTTCACTTGCTCTCACCTGCTAGGAGTGGGGAAGAGGCCCTTTGCTTGGAATTACCATTGAGAGGTTGAGTGTCTCACCGTTGAGCTTTCAAAATAAGtgtcagccgggcgtggtggctcgtgcttgtaatcccagcacttccgggggccgagtcgggtggatcacttgaggttaggagtttgagaccagcctggccaatatggtgaaaccttgtctctactaaaaatacaaaaattagctgggcatggtggtgggcgcctataatgccagctgctccggaggctgaggcaggagaatcgcttgaacccaggagtccaaACCCGGGAGTTTCACGGGGCTGGGGGTAGTGGGGTGGGGTGTGATTGCCAGAAAACTTAATGCTGCAGAAAAGTCTATGATTTTAGAGTTGTGAGGAGAGATCACCGTGGGCTGGAAGCTGGGGTGTCTTCTTGAAGAAGATAGGATTTGCACTAAGCAGAGAGCAGAGACCTAAATGGGGTTTGAGGTAGGTGAGGTTGTGCAGCTGCAGCTGTCTCTTTGCTGACCTCTTTTGCTTTGGTGAGCCCCTCAGACTGTTATTTTCACTGCTGCCAGTAGATGATTCTGAACAATCttgatttttctgatgtttttacTCCCGGGTTTTAATCTCCTGTGACTTTAGCTGTTTCTGGTTGGAGCCGAAATGTTTTTCTGCCCCAGAAGGTCCTTGAAAACTGCCATCCTGGCTGGGGCTTTTGCTCGTAGGTTGTGCTTCTCTGCCCTGCTAGCCCGGAAGTTTGGCAACAGTGGGGCAGCTGCTGAGTTTGGGCCCAGCAGTGGAGGGTACCTGATTTATGGAGCATACCAATCAGCTGCTGCCAGAGGGCTCATACCCTTCTCGCCTTCTTCTCTGCTCCAGGTGCTGCTGCACGAGGAAGGGGGTGATTCTGGCTTTGTTAGTCTGTCTCGGCTGGGCCCATCTCTGAGGGACAAGGACCTGGAAATGGAGGAGCTAATGCTGCAGGATGAGACGCTGCTGGGGACCATGCAGAGCTACATGGATGCCTCCCTCATCTCCCTCATCGAGGATTTTGGGAGCCTTGGAGAGGTGAGCTGGGGCTGGGCTTGGATATCTTCAAGCCGGAGCTTTACATGGGAGGCTCTAGCTAAAATTCTTGGCATGGCTCTGCTCTCCCAGGACTTTAGCTTCTTCCTGGGTGCCCAACCTGAACCCTTCAAGTGTATTTTTTGTCTCTAAGAGGGAAATAGGCTGCAGGCTGCCAGATTATGTCCCATGTAAGAATTCCTTGCCTAACTTGGACTGTAGTCCAAGGCCTTTCCCACTGTCTAGGCCCCTGAACTGCATGTCCAGAGGGTTCTGATCTCTGTTTTTGAGGTCATTTCTAGCCTAGCCGATGGTTGTCTGCTGAGCGTCCCACATCTTATTTGAGGGTAGGGGAATGTGTGAAGCCCAAGCTTGAGTCAAGTCTGACAGGTCCCTGTTGACACCAGAGAGCTGGTGGATGGTAACTGAGATCGGAATCTATGCCTTCTGGTATTCAGATCCCTCTTGCTGCCCCATTAGCTgagttgaacctgggagactgatTCTTTCGATATCCAGTCCTTAGTGGCATAGTAGGTCATTAGGGATGTTGGTAGGACCTTCTGGTTGTTTTTCTGGAGCAGAGCAGGTTATCTCTGGAGGACCAGAATGAAGTGTCGCTGCTCACGGCTCTGACGGAGATCTTGGACAATGCAGATTCTGAGAACCTTTCTCCATTTGACAGCATTCCTGATTCGGAGCTGCTTGTGTCACCCCGGGAGGGCTCCTCTGTGAGTGTGGGACCAGGGGAAGGGGATTGGTATGAAGTTTAGACCCATGCCTGTGGACCTACTCATATAGCTCTGAAGCATAGACTGATCTCAGGTCTTTCTTTCCTCTTAGCTACACAAGCTGCTTACTCTCTCTCGGACACCTCCAGAACGTGACCTCATCACCCCAGTTGACCCATTGGGGCCCAGTACAGGCAGCAGTAGAGGGAGTGGGGTAAGCCTGACCTAGGGGGCTTCAGAAACTCCCAGGTGGGAGGAATGTGTGGGGACAGGTCTGGAAAATACTTTCCCAAAGAAAACTCCTCCTGAGACTTCTCTTCTCTCCTGCAGGTTGAAATGTCTCTTCCAGATCCCCCTTGGGACTtctcccctccttctttcttaGAGACTTCTTCCCCCAAGCTTCCCAGCTGGAGGCCCCCAAGATCAAGACCACGCTGGGGCCAATCCCCACCTCCCCAGCAGCGCAGTgatggagaagaagaagaggaggtggCCAGCTTCAGTGGCCAGATTCTTGCTGGGGAGCTTGACAACTGTGTGAGCAGTACCCCGGACTTCCCCATGCATTTGGCCTGCCCTGAGGAGGAAGATAAAGCAACAGCAGCAGAGACGGCAGTGCCAGCAGCTGGTGATGAGAGCATCTCCTCCCTGAGTGAGCTGGTGCGGGCCATGCACCCATACTGCCTGCCCAACCTCACCCAACTGGCATCACTTGAGGCTGAGCTTCAGGAGCAGCCAGATGATCTGACGCTGCCTGAGGGCTGTGTAGTGCTGGAGATTGTGGGCCAGGCAGCCACAGCTGGCGATGACCTGGAGATACCAGTTGTGGTGCGACAGGTCTCTCCTGGACCCCAGCCTGTGCTCCTGGATGACTCGCTAGAGACTAGTTCTGCCTTGCAGCTGCTGATGCCTACACTGGAGTCAGAGACGGAGGCTGCTGTGCCCAGGATAACCCTCTGCTCTGAGAAGAAGGGGTTGTCATTGAACTCAGAGGAGAAGCTGGACTCAGCCTGCTTATTGAAGCCCAGGGAGGTCATGGAGCCAGTGGTGCCCAAGGAGCCTCAGAACCCACCTGCCAATGCAGCACCGGGTTCCCAGAGAGCTCGAAAGGGCAGGAAGAAGAAGAGCAAGGAGCAGCCAGCAGCCTGTGTGGAAGGCTatgccaggaggctgaggtcatcTTCTCGTGGGCAGTCTGCCGTAGGTACGGAAGTGACCGCTCAGGTAGACAACTTGCAGAAACAGCCTCAGGAAGAACTTCAAAGAGAGTCTGGGCCTCTCCAGGGTAAGGGGAAGCCTCGGGCTTGGGCTCGGGCCTGGGCAGCTGCCTTGGAGAATTCTAGCCCTAAGAACTTGGAGAGAAGTGCTGGACAATGTAGTCCTGCTAAAGAAGGCCCTCTAGACCTCTACCCCAAGTTGACTGACACTATCCAAGCCAACCCTGTACCAACCCATCTCTCATTGGTCAACTCTGCCCAAGCCAGCCCCATGCCAGTTGACTCTGTTGAAGCTGATCCCACTGCAGTTGGCTCTGTTCTAGCTGGCCCTGTACCTGTTGACCCTGGGTTGGTTGACCTTGCTTCAACCAGTTCAGAACTGGTTGAGCCTCTCCCTGCTGGGCCAGTGCTGATCAACCCAGTCCTGGCTGACTCAGCAGCAGTTGACCCTGCAGTGGTTCCCATCTCAGATAACTTGCCACCAGTTGATGCTGTCCCATCTGGCCCAGCACCAGTTGATCTAGCACTAGTTGACCCTGTTCCTAATGACCTGACTGCAGTTGACCCAGTGCTAGTTAAGTCCAGACCAACTGATCCCAGACGTGCTGCAGTGTCATCAGCCCTGGGGGGTCCAGCCCCCCAGCTCCTCCTGGAGTCAGAGTCCTTGGACCCACCAAAGACCATCATCCCTGAAGTCAAAGAGGTTGTGGATTCTCTGAAAATTGAAAGTGGTACCAGTGCTACAACCCATGAAGCCAGACCTCGGCCTCTCAGCTTATCTGAATACCGGCGACGAAGGCAGCAACGCCAagcagaaacagaagagagaagtcCCCAGCCCCCAACTGGGAAGTGGCCTAGCCTTCCAGAGACTCCCACAGGACTGGCAGACATCCCTTGTCTTGTCATCCCACCAGCCCCAGCCAAGAAGACAGCTCTACAGAGAAGCCCTGAAGCGCCCCCTGAGACTTGCCTTGTGCCTGTAGGTCCCAGCCCTGCTTCTCCTGGTCCTGAGCCACCTGTAAGCAAATCTGTGGCCTCAGCTCTCACTGAGCAGGTGCCATCCCAGGAGATGCCATTGTTGGCGAGACCTTCCTCTCCTGTGCAGTCTGTGTCCCCTGTTGTGCCCACACCTCCTGCAATGCCTACTGCCCTGTCTTTCCCTGCAGGTGGGCTGGGCATACCCCCCAGTCTGCCGCCACCTCCCTTGCAGCCTCCTAGTCTTCCAGTGTCTATGGGTCCAGTCCTACCTGATCCATTTACTCACTATGCCCCCATGCCACCCTGGCCTTGTTATCCTCCTGTGTCCCCTTCTGGCTATCCTTGCCTGCCCCCCCCACCGACAGTGCCCCTAGTGTCTGGTACTCCTGGCGCCTATGCCATGCCTCCCACTTGCAATGTGCCTTGGGCACCCCCACCTGCCCCAGTCTCACCTTACAGTTCCACCTGTACCTATGGGTCCTTGGGATGGGGCCCAGGGCCTCAACATGCTCCATTCTGGTCTACTGTACCCCCGCCTCCTTTGCCTCCAGCCTCCGTTGGGAGAGCTGTTCCCCAAGCTAAGATGGAGTCTAGGGGCACTCCAGCTGGCCCTCCTGAAAATGTACTTCCCGTGTCGATGACTCCTCCCCTCAGTGGGCTACCTGGCCACGGAGCTCCACAGATAGAGCCTACCAAGGTGGAGGTCAAGCCAGTGCTTGCATCTCCCCATCCGAAACATAAGGTGTCTGCCCTGGTGCAAAGTCCCCGGCTGAAGGCTCCAGCGGCTCCAGCATGTGTGTCTGCTGAAGGTGTGACTGTTGAGGAGCCTGCATCAGAGGGGCTAaagcctgagacccaggagaccAGGCCCAGGGAGAAGCCCCCCTTGCCTGCTACCAAGGCTGTTCCGACACCAAGGCAGAGCACTGTCTCCAAGCTGCCTGCTGTCCACCCAGCCCGTCTAAGGAAGCTGTCCTTTCTGCCTACCCCACATACTCAGGGTTCTGAAGATGTGGTACAGGCTTTCATCAGTGAGATTGGTGAGTGCCACACAGTTCCCCTACATAGTCCCCAAGTTGGCTGGGGGACTCTTCTCTGTAGAACAGGATAAGCCACCCTGATGAGGCTGGCCTTTGTTGGATTTCTTTGGGGGAGTTTTTTGTtttcgttgttttgttttgagacggagtctggctgtgtcgccaggctggagtgcagtggcgcaatctcggctcactgcaacctccacctcccaggttcatgccattctcctgcctcagcctcccaagtagctgggactacaggtgcccaccaccatgtccagctaatttttgtatttctagtagagacgaggtttcaccatgttaggcaggttgatcttgatctcctgatcttgtgattcacccgcctcaaccttccaaagtgctgggattacaggcgtgagccgccgcgccagaccttttttttttttttttttttttttttttgagatggagtctccctctgtcgcccaggctggagtgcagtggcgcgatcttgactcactgcaacctccgcctcctgggttcaagcgattctcctgcctctgcctccccagtagctggcattataggtgctCACatccacacccggctaatttttatatttttagtggaggtgaggtttcaccatgttggccaggttggtctcaatctcttgacctcatgatccccccgcctcagccttccaaagtactgggattataggtgtgagccaccgtgcctagcctgtttctgtttttaagagatgaggtctccctgtgttgcccaggctggacttgaactcctgggctcaagtggtcctcccacctcagccttccaagtagcttggatttataggcacagatgtgtgccaccatgcctggctgtggaGGGTTCTTCAGAGGCAGAGCTCTGGGTTGGTTTGAATCCTTCATGCTTTGTGCTGCTACCTTGGTTCACTTAGTACAGAGGGCAGGGGGAGTGGAAAGGGAGAAGTGAGATGATTTGGGGGCTTCCTGGGACCTGTGTACTCAGTTGATAGGGGCTCGTTTTCAATCCTGTGTTGTGTGCCTCCACAGGTATTGAGGCATCGGACCTGTCCAGTCTGCTGGAGCAGTTTGAGAAATCAGAAGGTGAGGGAACATGGGTAGTTTTGTTCCAACTCTTTTTTTGGTGATACTTCTTTTGGGCCTAGCCCTGTAGTTGCTTTAACTAGGGTGAGAGGGGACAGCCTTAGCCACTAGAGCAGCTCCCTAATTGGAAGATGGAGACAAGATTGAACTGTGATGGTAATCCAAGCTAGGGACGGCAGTGATACAGGAAGGAAGGTATTATAAAAGAGTAGACTGagaatccaggccgggcgcggtggctcatgactgtaatcccagcactttgggaagctgaggcgggcggatcacgaagtcaggaatttgagactagcctggccaacatggtgaaaccccatctctactaaaaatacaaaacttagctgggcgaggtggcgggtgcctgtaatcccagcttctcgggaggctgaggcaggaggattgtttgcaCCCAGCAgacagagattgtagtgagccgagattgtgctgttgcattttagcctgggcgacagggtgagactccgtctcaaaaaaaaaaaaaaagggaatccaAGCAGGTTGGGGTTGTTTAGGGACGTTTTTCTAGAGGGAAGTAGCTTTCAGGCTGGACATTGAAAGACAGGTAGGAATTCACAGAGAGAATATGTGTGGCAACTAAAGGCAAAGGGTAGGTATAGGAAGAATGGCATATGACACATTCGAAAGGCAATGAATAGCTGGCTTTCTCAGTATAAGGCATGGATGTAGGTGCTATGGAGGACACTGTATCCTGTTCTCAAGGAGCTTATGGTCTAACTGGGGAGAAGAATCTACAGAAATGATTCCTGAGTTGGTAACAAGGCAAAATAGAAAATGTGATTTGTAGAATGAGAGTAGGCTGTGAGGCCAGGAAGCTAGTTAGGCAGATCATAGATCACCTTGAACACTAGGCTTATACATTTGGACTTTATCTCAAATTCAGTGGAGGAATGTGGGTGTTTCTGAGCAGAAAAGAGACATGATTAAAAATAGTACTTGGTCATCCACTGGAGGAGACTGGATCTCTTCAGGGAGATCCCAACAGGGAATATATAGGCAAAGTGGATTTTCCTCCTTTGGGTCTCAAAGCAAGCCCTTCTGTGCCGCCTCAGTTAGAACATCTGGTTGGGCTTTTAACTAGTATGGTTTCTTTGCAGCCAAAAAGGAGTGTCCTCCTCCGGCTCCTGCTGACAGCTTGGCTGTAGGAAACTCAGGGTAAGTATGGAGATGTGAGCGAGTTACCCTACAGCTGTTGGTCAGCAGCCGGCTGACACTCCAGGACCATCAACTGGATGCGTCTGTTGCAGGGACGTTGTAGTCAGCTCTAGAGTCTTTCCCTGTTTCCCCACCCCTAACACTGCCCATCACTACTGGGCAGTATCTTGGGTGGTGAGGTGAGGACGGGCATGTTCACTGCCCTCCAGCTGATTCCAATCAGGGGTTCCAAATGTCCTGGAGGTGCCTTTTATCTCCTGGCAAGTCATGCCTTTGgggatttctttccttcatttaataACACTTTAAGTTCACTCAGTGCTGGTAATGTTGTAACTTAAAGTGGAGGAAGATATTAATGGCTAGGACTCATTTTTCATGTTCATGGTCCTCCATCCTGTTCTGCCAAGCATGTTCCCCTCCACATTGATTTCAGGTTGGTTTGAGCTGGGCAGGTGAGACTCCTGATGTGAAGGAAGTGGTGGGTATTCAAGGTCATGGCCAGCCTGCCTCTTGGAATTGGGCAGGGCTGAGTTGAGACCCAATCTGTAGTTCAGTCAATAAGACCCTTTTGTGCAGGAAGAAGATGATGGGGGCAGTTTGTGCATCCCATTCTTCTCTGCACCCACCCCCTCCCGTTGATTTGTGAGAAAGGCAAATGTACAAGATGTTGAGGAGGCAATGAATCAGGCTTTCCCTTTTCCCCCCCGCCAGCGGCGTTGACATTCCCCAGGAGAAGAGGCCCCTAGACCGGTTACAAGCCCCAGAACTGGCCAACGTGGCAGGTGGGTTCAGGGTGGGGAATTCTGCCTGTGATTAGTCTTTGCGGCAACAGTTGCTGAGCCTACTCCAAATCAATTGTGTGTAGGCATTAAGGATATAGAgatctggctgggcgcggtggctcaagcctgtaatcccagcactttgggaggccgagacgggcggatcacgaggtcaggagatcgagaccatcctggctaacatggtgaaaccccgtctctactaaaaaatacaaaaaactagccgggcgaggtggcgggcgcctgtagtcccagctactcgggaggctgaggcaggagaatggtctaaacccgggaggcggagcttgcagtgagctgagatccggccactgcaccccagcctgggcgacagagcaagactctgtctccaaaaaaaaaaaaaaaaaaggatatagaGATCTGATCTCCAGCCTTGAGGTACTCACAGTCTAGAGGGCAGATgtgtaaacaaatgagcatgttGAGTATCAGGTGCTATGTTACAGCctatgggccgggcacagtggctcgcgcctgtaatcccagcactttgggaggccgaggcaggtggatcacttgaggtcaggagtttgagaccagcctggcccacacggtgaaaccctatctttatttaaaaaatacaaaaattagttgggcgtggtggtacacgcctgtagtcccagctacttaggaggctgaggcaggagaatcacttaaatccaggaggcggagtttgcagtgagctaagattgtgccgctgcgctccagcctgggcgacagagcaagactccatctcaaaaaaaaaaaaaaaaaaggctgggcgcggtgactcacgcctgtaatcccagcactttgggaggctgaggcgggcggatcacgtggtcaggagattgagaccatcctggctaacacagtgaaaccccatctctactaaaaatacaaaaaaattagctgggcgtgatggtgggtgcctgtaggcccagctacttggaaggctgaggcaggagaatggcgtgaactcgggaggcggagcttgcagtgagccaagttcgcaccagtgccctccagcctgggcgacagagcgagactgtctcagaagaaaaaaaaaaaggccgggtgtggtggttcacgcctttaatcccagcagtttgggaggctgaggcaggtggatcacgaggtcaggagattgagaccatcctggctaacacagtgaaacccggtgtccgctaaaaatacaaaaaattagctgggcgtggtggtaggtacctgtagtcccagctacttgggaggctgaggcagaagaatggcatgaacccaggaggcggagcttgcagtgagctaagatggcgccactgcactccagcctgggtgacagagcgagactccgtcccaccaaaaaaaaaaaaaaaaaaaaacatatggaTTACAGTGAGATGTGAAGAGGGACAGTCAGGGTAGGGTTATATAGAAACTAATATCCTAAGCTGAGGCTTGAGAAACTATCAATCAGGTGGTAGATTTAGGGGAGAGGACATTCTAGGAAGACGGAGCAGCTTGAAtgaactgaagaaacaaaaccagCCAGGTATGTTTTGGGGAATTGTGAGTGGCTTGGTTTAGCTGGAGTGTAGTAGCTGATCAGGGCAGTGGGCAGAGGTAAAGCAAGAGATAAAATTGGAGTGGTAAATAGGTCAGATTATAGGGACCTCAAATGCCATATTAAGCTCTTTGGACTTTATCCTATGCATTGAAGAAACTTTACCAGATTGGTTTTTGGGTGCTCCATCTAGCAGGAATATAGAAGACAGGTGGATGACTCTGAAACTGGAAGTGGGGAGACCATCAGAATATGACTACATGAGTAGGCAAGATGCAGCCTAGAAGTCAGGCAGTACTGGGTGGAGGGGGCGGATCTGAGAATGGAGAGCTAGACTGTAGGACCTGCCCGCCAGCTAGGTCTGGGTAGTGAGAGGATGAGGGCTTTAGGAAGACCCTAGCTGGCTGGATTTCTCTTGCTGGTTCCCAAGTTGGGGAACATGGGGAAGGAACAGTTGAAGCAGTGGGAGAAGTTGGGCTGCTTACCTTGCTTGGTGTACTTTGTGAGATGAGGTGGGGGTCTCTGGAGGCTATATACACAGTATTTGGAAGTGTAGAATCGGATCTCACCCTGCTatctccatcctccctccccaccacaggGCTCACCCCTCCAGCTACCCCTCCCCACCAGTTATGGAAGCCCCTGGCTGCTGTCTCACTGCTGGCCAAAGCCAAATCTCCTAAGTCCACCGCCCAGGAGGGAACCCTGAAGCCTGAAGGAGTTACGGAGGCCAAACATCCAGCTGCAGTTCGCCTCCAAGAAGGGGTCCATGGCCCTAGTCGAGTCCATGTGGGCTCTGGGGACCATGACTATTGTGTCCGGAGCAGGACTCCCCCAAAAAAGATGCCTGCCCTAGTCATTCCAGAGGTGGGCTCCCGATGGAATGTCAAGCGCCATCAGGAC encodes the following:
- the PPRC1 gene encoding peroxisome proliferator-activated receptor gamma coactivator-related protein 1 isoform X1, which encodes MAARRGRRDGVAPPPSGGPGPDPGGGARGSGWGSRSQAPYGTLGAVSGGEQVLLHEEGGDSGFVSLSRLGPSLRDKDLEMEELMLQDETLLGTMQSYMDASLISLIEDFGSLGESRLSLEDQNEVSLLTALTEILDNADSENLSPFDSIPDSELLVSPREGSSLHKLLTLSRTPPERDLITPVDPLGPSTGSSRGSGVEMSLPDPPWDFSPPSFLETSSPKLPSWRPPRSRPRWGQSPPPQQRSDGEEEEEVASFSGQILAGELDNCVSSTPDFPMHLACPEEEDKATAAETAVPAAGDESISSLSELVRAMHPYCLPNLTQLASLEAELQEQPDDLTLPEGCVVLEIVGQAATAGDDLEIPVVVRQVSPGPQPVLLDDSLETSSALQLLMPTLESETEAAVPRITLCSEKKGLSLNSEEKLDSACLLKPREVMEPVVPKEPQNPPANAAPGSQRARKGRKKKSKEQPAACVEGYARRLRSSSRGQSAVGTEVTAQVDNLQKQPQEELQRESGPLQGKGKPRAWARAWAAALENSSPKNLERSAGQCSPAKEGPLDLYPKLTDTIQANPVPTHLSLVNSAQASPMPVDSVEADPTAVGSVLAGPVPVDPGLVDLASTSSELVEPLPAGPVLINPVLADSAAVDPAVVPISDNLPPVDAVPSGPAPVDLALVDPVPNDLTAVDPVLVKSRPTDPRRAAVSSALGGPAPQLLLESESLDPPKTIIPEVKEVVDSLKIESGTSATTHEARPRPLSLSEYRRRRQQRQAETEERSPQPPTGKWPSLPETPTGLADIPCLVIPPAPAKKTALQRSPEAPPETCLVPVGPSPASPGPEPPVSKSVASALTEQVPSQEMPLLARPSSPVQSVSPVVPTPPAMPTALSFPAGGLGIPPSLPPPPLQPPSLPVSMGPVLPDPFTHYAPMPPWPCYPPVSPSGYPCLPPPPTVPLVSGTPGAYAMPPTCNVPWAPPPAPVSPYSSTCTYGSLGWGPGPQHAPFWSTVPPPPLPPASVGRAVPQAKMESRGTPAGPPENVLPVSMTPPLSGLPGHGAPQIEPTKVEVKPVLASPHPKHKVSALVQSPRLKAPAAPACVSAEGVTVEEPASEGLKPETQETRPREKPPLPATKAVPTPRQSTVSKLPAVHPARLRKLSFLPTPHTQGSEDVVQAFISEIGIEASDLSSLLEQFEKSEAKKECPPPAPADSLAVGNSGGVDIPQEKRPLDRLQAPELANVAGLTPPATPPHQLWKPLAAVSLLAKAKSPKSTAQEGTLKPEGVTEAKHPAAVRLQEGVHGPSRVHVGSGDHDYCVRSRTPPKKMPALVIPEVGSRWNVKRHQDITIKPVLSLGPAAPPPPCIAASREPLDHRTSSEQADPSAPCLAPSSLLSPEASPCRNDMNTRTPPEPSAKQRSMRCYRKACRSASPSSQGWQGRRGRNSRSVSSGSIRTSEASSSSSSSSSSSSRSRSRSLSPPHKRWRRSSCSSSGRSRRCSSSSSSSSSSSSSSSSSSSSRSRSRSPSPRRRSDRRRRYSSYRSHDHYQRQRVLQKERAIEERRVVFIGKIPGRMTRSELKQRFSVFGEIEECTIHFRVQGDNYGFVTYRYAEEAFAAIESGHKLRQADEQPFDLCFGGRRQFCKRSYSDLDSNREDFDPAPVKSKFDSLDFDTLLKQAQKNLRR
- the PPRC1 gene encoding peroxisome proliferator-activated receptor gamma coactivator-related protein 1 isoform X3; its protein translation is MGFEVLLHEEGGDSGFVSLSRLGPSLRDKDLEMEELMLQDETLLGTMQSYMDASLISLIEDFGSLGESRLSLEDQNEVSLLTALTEILDNADSENLSPFDSIPDSELLVSPREGSSLHKLLTLSRTPPERDLITPVDPLGPSTGSSRGSGVEMSLPDPPWDFSPPSFLETSSPKLPSWRPPRSRPRWGQSPPPQQRSDGEEEEEVASFSGQILAGELDNCVSSTPDFPMHLACPEEEDKATAAETAVPAAGDESISSLSELVRAMHPYCLPNLTQLASLEAELQEQPDDLTLPEGCVVLEIVGQAATAGDDLEIPVVVRQVSPGPQPVLLDDSLETSSALQLLMPTLESETEAAVPRITLCSEKKGLSLNSEEKLDSACLLKPREVMEPVVPKEPQNPPANAAPGSQRARKGRKKKSKEQPAACVEGYARRLRSSSRGQSAVGTEVTAQVDNLQKQPQEELQRESGPLQGKGKPRAWARAWAAALENSSPKNLERSAGQCSPAKEGPLDLYPKLTDTIQANPVPTHLSLVNSAQASPMPVDSVEADPTAVGSVLAGPVPVDPGLVDLASTSSELVEPLPAGPVLINPVLADSAAVDPAVVPISDNLPPVDAVPSGPAPVDLALVDPVPNDLTAVDPVLVKSRPTDPRRAAVSSALGGPAPQLLLESESLDPPKTIIPEVKEVVDSLKIESGTSATTHEARPRPLSLSEYRRRRQQRQAETEERSPQPPTGKWPSLPETPTGLADIPCLVIPPAPAKKTALQRSPEAPPETCLVPVGPSPASPGPEPPVSKSVASALTEQVPSQEMPLLARPSSPVQSVSPVVPTPPAMPTALSFPAGGLGIPPSLPPPPLQPPSLPVSMGPVLPDPFTHYAPMPPWPCYPPVSPSGYPCLPPPPTVPLVSGTPGAYAMPPTCNVPWAPPPAPVSPYSSTCTYGSLGWGPGPQHAPFWSTVPPPPLPPASVGRAVPQAKMESRGTPAGPPENVLPVSMTPPLSGLPGHGAPQIEPTKVEVKPVLASPHPKHKVSALVQSPRLKAPAAPACVSAEGVTVEEPASEGLKPETQETRPREKPPLPATKAVPTPRQSTVSKLPAVHPARLRKLSFLPTPHTQGSEDVVQAFISEIGIEASDLSSLLEQFEKSEAKKECPPPAPADSLAVGNSGGVDIPQEKRPLDRLQAPELANVAGLTPPATPPHQLWKPLAAVSLLAKAKSPKSTAQEGTLKPEGVTEAKHPAAVRLQEGVHGPSRVHVGSGDHDYCVRSRTPPKKMPALVIPEVGSRWNVKRHQDITIKPVLSLGPAAPPPPCIAASREPLDHRTSSEQADPSAPCLAPSSLLSPEASPCRNDMNTRTPPEPSAKQRSMRCYRKACRSASPSSQGWQGRRGRNSRSVSSGSIRTSEASSSSSSSSSSSSRSRSRSLSPPHKRWRRSSCSSSGRSRRCSSSSSSSSSSSSSSSSSSSSRSRSRSPSPRRRSDRRRRYSSYRSHDHYQRQRVLQKERAIEERRVVFIGKIPGRMTRSELKQRFSVFGEIEECTIHFRVQGDNYGFVTYRYAEEAFAAIESGHKLRQADEQPFDLCFGGRRQFCKRSYSDLDSNREDFDPAPVKSKFDSLDFDTLLKQAQKNLRR